Proteins from one Setaria italica strain Yugu1 chromosome V, Setaria_italica_v2.0, whole genome shotgun sequence genomic window:
- the LOC101767621 gene encoding protein BUD31 homolog 1 encodes MPKIKTSRVSYPEGWELIEPTIRELDAKMREAENDPHDGKRKCEALWPIFRISHQRSRYIYDLYYRRKEISQKLYEFCLDQGYADRNLIAKWKKPGYERLCCLRCIQTRDHNFATTCVCRVPKHLREEQVIECVHCGCKGCASGD; translated from the exons ATGCCGAAGATAAAGACAAGCCGTGTTTCATATCCGGAAGGGTGGGAGCTTATTGAACCAACAATCCGTGAGTTGGATGCCAAAATGAGAGAAG CTGAAAATGATCCACATGATGGGAAGAGAAAGTGTGAAGCTCTCTGGCCAATTTTCCGTATTTCTCATCAAAGAAGCCGCTACATATATGATCTTTACTACAGAAGGAAGGAGATATCACAGAAGCTTTATGAGTTCTGCCTGGACCAGGGTTATGCAGACCGTAATCTGATTGCAAAGTGGAAAAAG CCGGGTTATGAGCGCCTTTGCTGCCTTCGGTGCATACAGACACGTGACCACAACTTTGCAACTACTTGTGTCTGCCGGGTCCCCAAGCACCTCAGGGAGGAGCAAGTGATAGAATGTGTCCACTGCGGCTGCAAGGGCTGTGCCAGCGGTGACTAA